The genomic segment GAGCTTTTCATCCCTGCCTGTGGTCCAGGTCTCACCCAACCCCACAGCAAAGAGCCAGGCTTGGAGAGAGAACCCTGGTGACAGTGAAGAGAGCAGACAAACCACAGTACCGAGAATGTGCGCAGGGTAGGAACTGAATACTCTGTGGAGCCCTCCCAATCATGGGACCAGGCACAGAAGGGCAGGCGGCAGGAACGCAGGTGTTGGGAGAAGGTGACGGCAAGGAACATGAGCCTAGGAGAGTGAGCACAGGTTACCACACAGCATCACAGTCAGTGATGGGACCCCAAATGTGCACCGTGCACTGCTGTCCCACTGATGAAAGAAAGCCCCAGGAGCCACCCACCAGTACAGTCCCTGCGCTCACATACAGCAGTGCTACACCCCAGTTAGTGGAGCAGAAGAAAGCAGCTTCCTTGTATGAGGAGAGCCCAATGATGGAGAGGCTGGGGGCCAGGACCATGGGCCCGCAGTGCTGCGCTGCCCACCCACACACGCCAGATACTCCCAGCACCAACTGAATCAGCCCAGAGATCAGCACTGCTCCAGAGacctgaaagaagaaaagatgggCCTGTGGGGCAGGATACATGGAGTACAGTCCAACACCTTCCCTTGGCCACATTccactgccccagcagctgggaacaagTGCTTGTCTCACGTGCTCCACTCACCCCAAGCACAGAGAAACATATACATGGACATGCATCATGATCCCCATTGCCTTTGCACCTCTCTTTATGGCAAATCCCATGAAAAGAGACTCGGGGTATAGGGATATAGGTGACAGGTGGAAACCTGATGGAGCAGGATAGGGACCCCCTTTCCACCACAAGAGCACCCACCTCTTGCAATGATTCAGCCCAGCTCCTTGTGTCTCTGCAATGAGGTACAAGGCATGTACTGGCCATGGCTGTGCCTGGAAGGAAATTTTGGAAGGGTGTGACACACATGGATCCTGAGgtcctggagctgtgtccaAGAGGATGCAGTAAGGAGGCTGCTGGCTATACAAGGGGTAGTGTGCCAGCATCCCCATCCCCATAAGCCCTGGCCCTGGGGAAGTAACCAGATACATTGCAAGTGCACTCAGGAGTGAGTAGGGTGCTGTGCACCATCACCAGAAAGGCCAGCAGGCAAGACCCCTTGCTACTCCTCATATCCCTATTTCACCTAGCAGGCACCTCATCATTGCCATTCCTCTGGCACCAGCTTGGCCCAGGCCCCAAGGGACACAGGCTTCAGGGCTGTGCTTACCATTCCTGTctgtgctggcactgggggacagGTGGGAGCTCAGCACCATGGCAGGGACCAAGTACTCAAAGGATGGGATTTGAACCAGGGGCATCCTGAGGAAGGATACAACAATGGCTCATTAGGAaggaaggacagggaagggaacagGGCTGCTCCCAAAGCCCAGGCTGCCAGAGGAAcaggggtgggaagggaagcagaTAAGAACCCCAAAGTGGCAGGAGGTCACCCCATATTCTACATGTGTCCTAGTACATCCCAAGTGACAGCACATGGAATGGATGCAGAGGTCAGAGGCCTTGCTGAATCCCATACCCAGCCTGTGtggacagcacaggcagcagcagatggtCTGAAAGTGCTGTGCCTGATGTTGGAGCAAGGCAGTGAAGAGCTAGAGGGAAAGCATAGGAGTTTTTCTAGAAGTGTGTGTGAGAGGGAGGGGACATCTGTGACAACTGTGCAGAGATGCAGCACCAAAAGGATTTCCTTGTGCCCCTTCCCACTTCCAGCAAAGCTCATCTTCCCACATCCTAGGAGGAGACAGACATGCCCTTCCATGGCATCATTATCTTCCTGGTGACAGCTGCTCCCCCTTCATCCCCCTTGCTCACCGGCTCCCCAGGGTGGTCTGCAGCACTGTGGAGATGCCGCAGGCAAAGAGGCTTCGTGCCAGCAGCTTGCTGGTATTCTGGGCACGAGGTGGCTCCTGGGGCAgagtgggcagcaggaggaggtggaagATGCAGAGCAAGGAGGTCTGCACAGCCAGATGCTGTGCAGAGAAGAGATGGAACGGTCACAagtccctgcagcagccagagctgcagctccccatGCTCAGACCCCCTGAGAGGGTGGATGCCCACTGGCCCCACCTGGGCAGCACTCCCTACTGCCCACTCCCCTCCCAGCACACTCTGACCAGAGCCCTGCACACCCTTTGCCTGGCAGGatgcagcccctgccctgcaatCTGAGAGGATCCCAGCCCTCTCCTCATCATCCCAGCTCTCTGGCTGCTCACTGTGGTCCCTCCTTACCTGAAGGGCTAAGCAGCAGCTCAGTAGCCAGGAGCATATCTTCTGGGAGGAGTAGGATGTGAGCATggggctcccagctccaggtgctCTGCCATGGCCCCCATTCatgctgctgccttctccaCACTGCTCACGGTGGGTAGGCTCCCCAAGAGCTCCTTGCATATCCTCACATGCTGAACTTCCAccttctgcaggagctgccccagggtTAGTCATTAACTTGAGTTGGTGAGTAACCTGCCCTTATGGCCAGGAATGCAAGTGTCACCCTGGTTTGTCACCACAAGGGCCAGGTGACAGGCAGCAACAAGCAGGTCCTCAGACTATTATTGTGCAAACTATCCCACAGCCCAGGTCCCATCACTGCCTCTGTGGGCAAGGACTAGGTAGGCCATAGCCTTGACACCTCTTCCTCCATGTGCTTACACTATTCCCACAAGCAGCATCCTTCAGCTTCAGTATGCCCTGCTCATGCTTGTTTCTTCCCAGCACATCATCTGCTGATGATGGTCCAGCCTGGTCTCCAGTGGGGGTTTATTATACCCCCCATTCTCCTAGGAGAGTACTAAATCCTGACACTGGACAAGGATGCCAGGGACAAGAGCTGCCTGCTTAGCTGGAAAGGATCCCAAGGGCACACAGGCACAGGATGCTCATGTTTTTGGCACAGGGCAGAGGTGGCTGTGTCAGTGACCTGGTCAAGCCCTTGCTGCTCAAGGCTCACTCATTAACAGGTAAGACTTTGGAGAGCAAAGAGCAGTGGAGAACATGCATTCCCCACATTCCCAAGGATGGGGATCCTCCTCTCTGCTGTTGTCCCTGTCTGCACCAGGCATATCCCTCCTATCACAAGAGAGACTGCAGGACAGGCCTTGCAGGTCTCCTGGGCTCACTGGCAGCACCTAGGATCTGTCTtgcacagcagctccacggGCAAGTGCAGCTGCATGGACATGGCTCTGCTTTGGGGCAGGCATGCTGCCAGTatggagcagctcagcaggacAAGGCAGGCACACAAGAAGAACTACTTTTATTGGAAGAGATTTGCATCTACAAAAGAGTGAAAAACAAGTGTAAAATCCACGTAAAAAGAAGGGGCATGATGAGCTGGCCTGGTCAGCAAGACAAGGTGCCTTCTTCCCGCTCTGAGGAGCAGTCAAGCACTGTTTTCTCACTGATACAGAcagctggggtttgggatggggtcACAGAGCACCCCAGATTCAAAACACCCAACACGAGCAGGATAAGGAAGTTCAGCTCTAGCCACACCTCATCCCCACCAAGCCCAGCGGGGCATAGCCACATTGGGGTACCTGCTTGGTGTCACTCTTACAAGTTCCAAGAAGTGGCCTAACATCCCCCAAATGTAAATATTGCTATGACCAGCCAGCTCACTCTCACCTCCTTCAACCTCCTTTCCCCTACCCCAGGCACCCCGCCTTCTCACTGGGGTCACTGCCTTAGCCCCTCCACCCTGCACACACAGTCCCAGCCTCCAACATGCCATATGCCACCTCTGTCCAACACCACTCACTACAGGAAGAGGTACAATACCCCCTTTGTACAAGCACCTCAGCCCAAAGGCAATCCATATTTATGCTCCAACTATTAAGTTCCCACCCCAGCAAGCCAGCTCTATTTCAACCTGTCTCAGCAGCCCCTAAGTGAAGAACATCCCTGTCCTAGGTGAGGGGACACAAGTGCTGGTTTGAAAGTAATGCAGAGGCCTTCAGCCCCATGCAGTTCCAGGGATCAGGGGTCCCAGAAGTGCAAGGAAGTGAGTTGTGCCACACtagaagggaaggggaaaggggctGCTGTCCTATACTCCTAACTGGGAAAAATGAAGCTCTTGATTCTACTGAGATCCATAGCAGTATGCAAGAAGCACTGCTTCAGCCCCAGAGGGTCCAGCCAGTCCTCACGGTTGGGGGCTGCATCCCATGTGGGGCCCGCAGTGGCCGAGCAAGCATGGCAGTGGAGCACCAGAGGAGCCGGGAGCACGGCGAGTCCGAAggggccaggctggctgggggctgcagtgGGGGTGGTACGGTTGGATCTCTCACAGGCAGTGGGCACTTTCCGGAAAGGACCTTGTGGGAGGCTCCTGTGTTGGGCTAGATCAGGTGCCTTTGGGTAGGACAGAGCCGTCATCACACTACCCCACAGGTAGAGTGCAGTTGCTGTGACACCTCCACGACGTGGCTCCTTGGTCGTCTCATTCTCTCCCAGGCAACAGGTGCAGCTGGCTGAGGACACATTGGGCAGCTCGGGCTGGGCttggccaggggctggggctggctgggcatCCAGCTGGCACCTCCCCTCCTCGGGGAACAGCGCAGGCTGGGGACCTGCGGCGCTGACACTCCTCATGCACACAGACCGGTGCACTACAGTGATGGAGGCGAAGATGGCTGCGAAGCCCGTCAGGTACACCACACCCAGGAGGCAGGCCAGCTAAGGAGAAGCCAAATGTTAGCCCAGacacccccagcagcagcaccccctgCCAGCCACGATGCAGCATGGCCACAATCAACCCAGCAGCCgtgacaggaaaaagcatcacCAGCTCCAGGGCTCAGTGCCGAGAGCAGGCAGCCACACTGCTAACGGTGGGCAGCTCACAGCCTACTCAAAGCTGGGCCTAAATATCACAAGCCAAAATGTCCCAGCTAAAATCCAACAGTTCCAGTACCCAGTTGCCTCCATGCCACCACCATGTCCTTGCACCATGActtgtgcagctgcagtgcagcacagggCACACTATCCAGCACCAGGCTGCAGCCCTCAGGCAGTGCAGCTGCAAATCAGCATCTTCTGACAGCTTCCCTTTTGAACAGGGAATAAACCAAGATGCTGCTCTCAATGGAAGAGAGGATCCTGCTCCAAATCCACAGCCTGCTGGGCCCCATGTTCTTGCAATTAACTGCTCTCCTATGCTCTTACCTTCACCATTTGATGGTAGAACTGGCTCAGCACATGCTGCCACATGGACTGCTCCATGAGGACACAAAGATCTGTGTAGGTGAACCAGCCACGCCACATGCCCTGTTTTTCAGCCACACtgcaagaaatttaaaaaaaagaatagcgCACATGATATGGACCTTCCCCATCAAAGCATCTTCAGCCCAAGTGGGCTGGGAGAAGACCCTGCTTAAGCTCTGTAAAAGGGAGCTGCAGAGCCTAGCTAAGGCTCACAGGTGTTCCAACCTCTTATTTGACTGCAGCAgggctatctccaagcagggGCAGAGCCAAGCTGCAACACAGATAAAAAGATCACCCCCACCCTAGACACCTACCGTCCTTCCAGCCAGCTCAGCACTTCAAACAGCTCCCGAGGATCTGTGTAGAGACTCCAGTCCTGCCGGGACAGCAGTTAAAGGTCAGTACAGTCAGGGCGGGTCACTCAGCACCCAGACACATCTTTCTCTATCCCATCAAGGGAGCATGTGGGGGAAAAACAGAAATCCAGACTCCCCTCAATGTCTCTTTTCTCCTGCTCTGTGAAACAGTTGGCAGCAGTGAGTTTCACTTACAATGGCACTCAGGAAGTTCATCTCCAGTGTGTTCATGGTCTGGACATCcaccttccctgctgctccccactcGTCGTTGAAtacctcctcttcctcaccctcATCATAGAGGTACTTACTTGCAACCATCTAAAGGCAGCACAAAGGACAGGATCTCAGTCTCCACTGCACTCCTAAAGCCATCCCTCCAGCCCAGTTACCCCCCTGCCCACCACTCACCATGGAGATCAGGAAGAGGTCTGAAGATGAGATCTGCTGGAGGTATTCAGGGTTCCGGTGCCGGAGTCTCTCAATGTAAACCAGCGCCAACATCATGGAGCAGGGTGAGATGCAAGCTTCCCTGTAGGATAGGACAAGAACCAATGCTACAAACATCCTAGGCACCAGGGCACAAATTGGCTGCTCCCTCTCCATGCAGACAGTAGGAAGGTTTACCAAATCACTGGATAGGTCACAGCCttgccagctctgtgccagctgtCCTGAGCTGCAGCTACAGAAGACACAGGGGATGCAGGGTGGAGAGCAGAAAACCCTTGTTTCTGTTCCTAGGCACAATCAGCTCCAAACAGAGCAACCCTGCCTGCAGCAAGGCATGCTGTGAGGGCTCAGCTGCCAAGAAGAGACTCCAGGTTCAAACCTGGTtacccagggagctgcagatccAGCCAGTACAGACTCCCACCAATAAGAGCGCATATGCACCCCAGAAAGCAGGATAAACTCAACTGCATAAGGAAGTCACTGTGCCTGCTGTCTGTGCCTCCAGCTTCTCTTTGACACTAATCAGGCCTAGGCACAAAGCCAGGGGCTGGCCCAGGGGACAGAAGTGAGTCACAGGTAAGACCAGAGCTCCAAGTTTTGATGCTGGACATGAAGGGACAGGTTTTGCTTCTTACCGAGATACGTGAGACACATATTTCTTCTGGAGTCTGCGGATAGGACTGGGAGCCACTTTCTGCAGCAACTCCACAGCAATATCTAGGAGAGAAAGTACCAAAAGAGTTAGTCCCCTGTGGCCCAGTCCATGCCCACCCTTCCCCTTCTCCATACAAGCCCATCAGGTCTTGGTGTTTGCTCAGCCCTTCAAGTTCAATTTAAACTGTGAGGCCTTATCAGAGGTCAGGGACAAGCGAGGAACAAGCATGCAGGGCAGGCAGATCACAGCAGGAAGAGGATGTGAGTGACCAA from the Poecile atricapillus isolate bPoeAtr1 chromosome 5, bPoeAtr1.hap1, whole genome shotgun sequence genome contains:
- the CNPPD1 gene encoding protein CNPPD1, giving the protein MELDELLLDEEGAFSLSGFQEFTFLPRHQQLSERVRKRLYYGWDKDCSLDNLSSPVADIAVELLQKVAPSPIRRLQKKYVSHVSREACISPCSMMLALVYIERLRHRNPEYLQQISSSDLFLISMMVASKYLYDEGEEEEVFNDEWGAAGKVDVQTMNTLEMNFLSAIDWSLYTDPRELFEVLSWLEGRVAEKQGMWRGWFTYTDLCVLMEQSMWQHVLSQFYHQMVKLACLLGVVYLTGFAAIFASITVVHRSVCMRSVSAAGPQPALFPEEGRCQLDAQPAPAPGQAQPELPNVSSASCTCCLGENETTKEPRRGGVTATALYLWGSVMTALSYPKAPDLAQHRSLPQGPFRKVPTACERSNRTTPTAAPSQPGPFGLAVLPAPLVLHCHACSATAGPTWDAAPNREDWLDPLGLKQCFLHTAMDLSRIKSFIFPS